In one Achromobacter spanius genomic region, the following are encoded:
- a CDS encoding replicative DNA helicase, with amino-acid sequence MNTPADPQLEYLRVPPHSIEAEQSVLGGLLLDNTAWDRIADVLVEEDFYRHDHRLIWHHIARLIGLARPADVITVNESLISAGKAEDSGGLAYLNALAHNTPSAANIRRYAEIVRERAMLRKLVSIADEISSAALNPQGKEARQLLDEAESKVFKIAQEGSRGAAGFQEIQPLLTQVVERIDELYHREGSSDVTGVPTGFTDLDKMTSGMQGGDLIIVAGRPSMGKTSFSMNIGEHVAIEQGLPVAVFSMEMGAVQLAMRMLGSVGLLDQHRMRTGKLIADDWPRVTHAVQLMQDAQVYIDETPALSPMEVRARTRRLARQCGQLGLIIIDYLQLMSGNGSGENRATEVSEISRSLKGLAKELNCPLIALSQLNRSLEQRPNKRPVMSDLRESGAIEQDADVILFIYRDEVYNPDSPDKGTAEIIIGKQRNGPIGTVRLTFQGSSTRFLNFSGAQPRDMY; translated from the coding sequence ATGAACACACCTGCCGATCCCCAGCTTGAATACCTGCGCGTTCCTCCCCATTCCATCGAGGCGGAGCAGTCGGTGCTGGGCGGCCTGTTGCTGGACAACACCGCGTGGGACCGTATTGCCGACGTGCTGGTCGAAGAAGATTTCTACCGCCACGACCACCGGCTGATCTGGCACCACATCGCTCGCCTGATCGGCTTGGCGCGGCCCGCCGACGTCATCACCGTCAATGAATCGCTGATCAGCGCCGGCAAGGCCGAAGACTCGGGCGGCTTGGCGTATCTGAACGCGCTGGCGCACAACACGCCGTCGGCCGCCAACATCCGCCGCTACGCTGAAATCGTGCGCGAGCGCGCCATGCTGCGCAAGCTGGTGTCGATTGCCGACGAGATCTCATCGGCCGCCTTGAACCCGCAGGGCAAGGAAGCGCGCCAACTGCTGGATGAAGCGGAATCCAAGGTCTTCAAGATCGCTCAGGAAGGCTCGCGCGGCGCCGCCGGTTTCCAGGAGATCCAGCCGCTGTTGACTCAGGTGGTCGAACGCATTGACGAGCTCTACCACCGCGAAGGCAGTTCCGACGTTACCGGTGTGCCCACCGGCTTTACCGACCTGGACAAGATGACGTCCGGCATGCAGGGCGGTGACTTGATCATCGTGGCCGGTCGCCCGTCGATGGGCAAGACCTCGTTCTCGATGAACATCGGCGAACACGTGGCCATCGAGCAGGGCCTGCCCGTGGCGGTGTTCTCCATGGAAATGGGTGCGGTGCAGTTGGCGATGCGTATGTTGGGCTCGGTCGGCTTGCTGGACCAGCATCGCATGCGTACCGGCAAGCTCATTGCTGATGACTGGCCGCGCGTGACGCACGCCGTGCAACTGATGCAGGATGCGCAGGTCTACATCGATGAAACCCCGGCCCTGAGCCCGATGGAAGTGCGTGCGCGTACGCGCCGCCTGGCGCGCCAGTGCGGTCAGCTTGGCTTGATCATCATCGACTACCTGCAACTGATGTCGGGTAACGGCTCCGGCGAAAACCGGGCTACCGAAGTGTCGGAAATCAGCCGGTCGCTGAAAGGCCTGGCCAAGGAACTGAACTGCCCGCTGATCGCGCTGTCGCAGTTGAACCGAAGCCTGGAACAGCGCCCCAACAAGCGCCCCGTGATGAGCGATTTGCGCGAATCCGGCGCTATCGAACAGGACGCCGACGTGATCCTGTTCATCTACCGCGATGAAGTCTACAACCCGGATTCGCCCGACAAGGGTACGGCCGAGATCATCATCGGCAAGCAGCGTAACGGCCCCATCGGCACCGTGCGCCTGACGTTCCAGGGTTCCAGCACGCGCTTCCTGAACTTCTCTGGTGCGCAACCGCGCGACATGTACTGA
- a CDS encoding bile acid:sodium symporter family protein codes for MSRLVRLLPDRFTLYLICTVIIASIVPAHGQGVVVFGWITNIAVGLLFFLHGARLSREAIIAGLTHWKLHLTIFSATFLMFPLLGLALKPVLEPLVTPELYLGILFLCCLPATVQSAIAFTSMARGNVPAAVCSASASSLLGIFLTPLLVGTVVANAGSAPISFDAVGKIMLQLLLPFVLGQVARRWIGAWVHKHKAMLKFVDQGSILLVVYTAFSEAINEGLWSTTPIPALVGLVVCCAVILALALGLSALAGKVFGFNVEDRITLLFCGSKKSLASGIPMAQVLFAGHAVGAIVLPLMLFHQIQLMVCGVLAARYGKRPDVKD; via the coding sequence ATGTCACGCCTAGTCCGCCTTCTGCCCGACCGCTTCACCCTCTACCTGATCTGCACCGTCATCATCGCCAGCATCGTGCCCGCGCACGGACAAGGCGTGGTGGTCTTCGGCTGGATCACCAACATTGCGGTGGGCCTGCTGTTCTTCCTGCACGGTGCGCGCCTGTCGCGCGAGGCCATCATCGCCGGCCTGACGCACTGGAAACTGCACCTGACGATCTTCTCGGCCACGTTCCTGATGTTTCCCCTGCTGGGCCTGGCGCTCAAGCCTGTGCTGGAACCGCTGGTCACGCCCGAGCTGTACCTGGGCATTCTGTTCCTTTGCTGCCTGCCCGCCACGGTGCAATCAGCCATTGCCTTCACCTCCATGGCGCGCGGCAACGTGCCGGCCGCGGTGTGCAGCGCGTCGGCCTCCAGCCTGCTGGGCATTTTCCTGACCCCGCTGCTGGTGGGCACGGTCGTGGCCAACGCCGGCAGCGCACCGATTTCGTTCGATGCGGTCGGCAAGATCATGCTGCAACTGCTGCTGCCCTTCGTGCTGGGCCAGGTCGCGCGCCGCTGGATCGGCGCCTGGGTCCACAAGCACAAGGCCATGCTGAAGTTCGTTGACCAGGGTTCGATCCTGCTGGTCGTGTACACCGCCTTTTCAGAAGCCATCAACGAAGGTCTGTGGAGCACCACACCCATCCCCGCGCTGGTCGGCCTGGTGGTTTGCTGCGCGGTCATCCTGGCGCTTGCACTGGGCTTGTCGGCCTTGGCGGGCAAGGTGTTCGGATTCAACGTGGAAGACCGCATCACCCTGCTTTTCTGCGGTTCGAAGAAGAGCCTGGCCAGCGGTATTCCGATGGCGCAGGTGCTGTTCGCCGGCCACGCCGTGGGCGCCATCGTGCTGCCCTTGATGCTGTTTCACCAGATTCAGTTGATGGTCTGCGGCGTGCTGGCCGCGCGCTACGGCAAGCGTCCGGACGTCAAAGACTGA